One part of the [Synechococcus] sp. NIES-970 genome encodes these proteins:
- a CDS encoding hypothetical protein (conserved hypothetical protein): MVNLSALKAAGLAPWFDILALLLWGTLLLKYALTGQLALLIHPNYFALSVVAGIILCLLGVGKLIQAVKPQVSGGESVQHITLLPKNVGSILLILVAIAGFLIPPTVLASQTAIQRGLTEELPLTRSQPESFRANSPPEERTLLDWIRLLNVYPEPDAYTGDPVQIQGFVTHLPQLPENYMMVSRFVLTCCAVDAYPVGLPVRLEGSREDFPPDSWVEVDGEMATETLELNLEDANTNSSSQPQRQLVIHANAIEPIPTPRNPYEY, translated from the coding sequence ATGGTTAATCTTTCTGCGCTAAAAGCGGCGGGCCTGGCCCCTTGGTTTGATATTTTGGCCCTTTTGCTCTGGGGAACATTACTCCTGAAGTACGCCTTGACGGGTCAATTGGCTCTGCTGATTCATCCGAACTACTTTGCGTTGTCGGTGGTGGCGGGGATTATTCTCTGCCTTCTGGGTGTCGGGAAATTGATTCAGGCGGTCAAACCCCAGGTCAGTGGCGGGGAATCGGTACAGCATATTACGCTATTACCCAAAAATGTCGGCAGCATTTTGTTGATCTTGGTGGCGATCGCCGGATTTTTGATTCCCCCCACCGTTCTCGCGAGCCAAACGGCGATCCAGCGGGGTTTAACCGAAGAATTACCCCTCACCCGGAGTCAACCGGAAAGTTTTCGCGCCAATTCTCCGCCGGAAGAACGCACCCTATTAGATTGGATTCGTCTCCTAAACGTTTATCCAGAACCCGATGCCTACACAGGTGATCCGGTACAAATCCAGGGGTTTGTCACCCATCTACCCCAACTTCCAGAAAACTACATGATGGTATCGCGTTTTGTTTTGACTTGTTGTGCGGTGGATGCCTATCCGGTGGGTTTGCCAGTCCGTCTCGAAGGTAGCAGGGAAGACTTTCCGCCGGATTCTTGGGTAGAGGTGGATGGTGAAATGGCCACGGAAACCCTCGAACTCAACCTTGAGGATGCGAATACGAACAGCTCCAGTCAACCCCAACGGCAATTGGTGATTCATGCCAATGCCATTGAGCCGATTCCAACGCCGCGAAATCCTTATGAGTACTAG
- a CDS encoding FHA domain containing protein yields the protein MSVASSSTTNQPKHVFLVQDDAGQREYILTEHYYSIGRHSSCGIHLQSQFVSRLHATLVQAVERDSSICYRIVDGDGIEKASANGILVNGNKVSGVTLQDGDVVTFGPQVFGRYERRSRRPKSYPPTNPGEEDPFDITLIDPAMLEDDDLPPLDEEESTQLF from the coding sequence ATGAGCGTTGCTTCTTCTAGCACAACCAATCAACCTAAACATGTGTTCCTGGTTCAAGATGATGCTGGGCAACGGGAATACATCTTGACGGAGCACTACTATTCGATTGGACGGCACAGTAGCTGCGGCATTCATCTCCAGTCTCAGTTCGTTTCGCGACTTCATGCGACGTTAGTCCAGGCTGTGGAACGGGATAGTAGTATTTGCTATCGCATTGTGGATGGGGATGGGATCGAGAAAGCAAGTGCGAATGGGATTCTGGTCAATGGGAACAAAGTGAGTGGTGTCACACTCCAGGATGGGGATGTCGTCACCTTCGGCCCCCAGGTCTTTGGTCGCTATGAACGGCGATCGCGTCGTCCCAAATCCTATCCTCCGACCAATCCAGGGGAAGAAGATCCCTTTGATATCACCTTGATTGACCCGGCAATGCTTGAAGATGATGATCTTCCCCCCCTCGATGAAGAAGAATCAACCCAACTGTTTTGA